In Lysobacter sp. FW306-1B-D06B, the sequence GGTCAGTGGCCACTCAACGCGTGGTTGGGCAGCCCGATCGGCGCACCGATTGTCGTCGCCCTGCTCTACCTGCTCTCGCTGATCGGCCTGGCTCCCGACGATTCGGTGCTGAGCGCGCAGGCCAGCGAACACTCGCGCTGGTTCCGGCGCGGGCTGGTCTGCGCGGTGTTGGGCACGTTCGCCGGAATGGCGGCGTGGGCGGCGCTGCTGTGACGCTCAGCGCTCGGGCCGACCGCTGAGCACCACGCGGCCGATGCGCGCGACGAACTCGTCCAGGTCCGTGTTGCCGACGTTGGCGAGGATGACAACGGTGACCTCGTCGTCCAGCAAGCGATACAGCTGCGCCTGCGCGCCCATGATGCGGCCCGGACGCTTGGCGATGCGGTGCGGCTTGCCGGCGATCGTGGATTCGTAGCTCCACACGCCGAATCCGTAGTCGTCCAATCCCGGCGCGAGCATGCGCTTCAGGCTGTCCTCGCCGATCAGCCGCCCGCCGTACAGCGCATCGGCGAACACGTACAGGTCGCGCACGGTCGAGTACATGGCGCCGGCTGCGTACCAGTTCTCCGGATACACGGGCAGATCGTTGATGAGCGCGCCATCGCTCTCGCGCACGAAGTAGGTGTTCGCCAGTCGCGGCAGGATTTCGGCCTGCCGCAGCATGCCGGTGTCGGCCAGTTTCAGCGGCGCCAGGATGCGACGCGACAGCGCCTGCTCGAAGGGCATGCCGGTCGCACGCTCGACGATCTTGCCCAGGATCACGTAGTCGCCGTTGTTGTAATCGAAGGTCGTGCCCGGCGCGTGCACGCGCTTTCCGCTGGCGTAGCGACGCAGCAGTTCGCCGCTGTCGTGCGGCAGCTGGTAGGCGGGAATGCCTTCGCGCAATGCCGTCGCCGCGTCGGTGACGGTGTCGAAATTGGCGATGCCCGAGGTGTGGTTGAGCAACTGCCGCACGGTCGCCTCGCGCCCTTCGCCCGCGTAATCGGGAAGCACGGTGCGGATCGGCGCATCCAAGTTCAGGCGGCCCTCCTCCACCAGCTGCATCACCAGCGTCGCGGTGAACAGCTTGGTGATCGAGCCGATCCAGTAACGCGTGTCCGGCGTGTTGGGCACGGCGAAAGCGCGATTGGCCAGGCCGAAGCTGCGTTCGTATTCCACCCGGCCCGCGCGCTCGACCAGCACGGTGCCGCTGAAATCGTGCTCGCCCGCGTAGGCTTCGATAAACGCAGCGGTCGACACCGTCTGTGCCATCGCAAGGGCCGGCCACAGCGCCAGGCAGCCCAGGATCCACTTCTTCATGACCGTCCTCCTCGTCGACTCCAGGAGGAGATACGCCATGACGGCGCGCGGTTGCGCCTCAGGTATGGATCAGCCGGCCGCCGCCGAAGGACCAGTTTTCCCAGGTGGTTTCCTTGAAGGCCACCATCACGTGCTCCGGATCCAGGCCGGCCGCCGACAGCCGCTCCATCAATTCGGCGAGCAGTTTCTTCTTCACCTTCACGCTGCGACCGACCGACCACAGGATCTCGATGAGCACGAAGTCCTCCGTGCGCGGCGAGGCCAGATCGGGATAGGAGGGATCGAAACGGAAGTCGGCCGCGTCCAGTTCGAACACACGCTGGAACAGGTCGGCCTGCGGCACGCCGCTGGACACCAGGCTCGCGTGGACCGCATCGAGCACGGAGGACTTGAACGCCTCCGCCTTGGGTTTGCGCACGGTGAGGGTCACGAGCGGCATGGCGGTTCCTCGTTCGACGACGGGTCGCGGCGTGCGGCCCTCAGGTGGTGATGGGTTGGCTCAACTCGCGCCACGACGGCGCGTGCGGCCACTGCGGCTCCAGGTTGCCTTCGAGCACGCGGCGCAGGTCGCGACGATCCAGCTGCGGCGCGATGCCGTGCAGCAGCGCCAGCGCATACTCGCGCAGCACGCGTGCGCGCGGGATCACGGCCCAGGTGATGCATTCGGGCAGCGCGTCCGGCGCGGGCAGCGCGATGAGGTCTTCGTCGCGCGAGCCCACGGCCATCTCCGCCAGCACGCCGACGCCCAGGCCGGCACGCACGTAGGTCTTGATGAGGTCGGCGTCGCGCGCGGTCATCGCCAGCTGCGGCTCCAGGCCGGCCTCGACGAAGGTGCGGCGCAGCGAGGATTCGGCGCGGTTGGACGACTCGTAGCTCACCAGCGGATGCGCGGCGAGTTCGGCCAGCGTCGGCGCGCGCTTCAGCGATGCGAGCGCATGCGTGCGCGGCACCAGCACCACGCGACGCCAGCGGTACAGCGGTACGGCGACGCCGCCGTCGGGCTCCGTGCCCGCGGTGCTGATGACGGCCAGGTCCGCTTCGCCGCGTGCGAGCTGCTCCAGCACTTCGTCGCCCGCGACCGCCTGCAGGTGCATGCTCACCTGCGGGAACTCGCGCTTCACCGCGGCGATGACAGACGGCAGCACGAAGCGCGCCTGCGTGTGCGTGGTCGCCAGCACCAGACGGCCGCTGTGCTGACCGCGTTCGTTGGCGGCATAGGCGCGGATGTTGCCGGCCTCTTCCAGGATGCGGCGCGCGTGCATGAGCACGCGCTCGCCTGCGGGCGCGATCGATTCCAGGCTGCGTCCCTTGCGGGTGAACAACTGGAAACCCAGCTCGTCCTCCAGCTGCTTGAGCTGCTTGGACAAGCCGGGCTGGGTCGCGTGCACGCGCTCGGCGGCCAGGGTGATGTTGAGGCCCGAGTCGGCGATGGCGACGAGGTAGCGGAGCTGGGTGAGGGTCATGTCGAAGCGGTTCGTGGCAGCGGCGGGACAGGCCCGCACGGGCGGGCAGCGATCGGTTCCGGCGTCCGTCGACAGATCGGGGCACGGCGGGCTGCCGCGTTCATATATCGCTCGATACGAATAAAGGGATGGACGAAAACTAACCCGCCCCGCGGGCCCTGTCCAGCACGGGGCCGGGGTCATTCCGAAAGGGCATGACCCCAGGCGGCCGAGTCATTTCCGCACGTCCGGGTGCATGCGTAGCGTCACGGTATCGCCCCCTCTTCCCGGCTCCGACGCCATGGCCCAGCCTTTGTTTCCCGTTTTTGCCGACCTGCGCGGGCGCCCCGTGCTGGTGGTCGGCGGCGGCACGGTCGCGCTGCGCAAGGCGACCGCGCTGCGGGAAGCCGGCGCGCTCGTGCGCGTCGGCGCGCCGGAGCTCAATGCGGAACTGGCGGCGCTGGCGGATACGGGCGAGATCGAGCATCTGCCCGGCCGATTCGCCCCGCACTGGCTCGACGACGTGTGGCTGGCCGTGGCGGCCACCGACGACGAAGACGTGAATCGCGCCGTCGCCGAAGAAGGCCAGGCGCGACGCCTGTGGGTCAACGTGGTCGACGACGCGCGGGCGTCGAGCGTGCAGATCCCCGCGCGCGTCGACCGCGGTCCGTTGCAGGTGGCGATTTCCAGTTCCGGCACCGCGCCGATGCTGGCGCGCCACCTGCGCGAGACGCTGGAAAGCCAGCTCGACGCCTCGCTTGGCGACCTGGCCGAATTGCTCGGCCGCGAGCGCGATCGCATCCGAACGCGCTTCCCGCAGATCAACGCGCGGCGCCGCTTCTTCGACCGCCTCCTGCGCGGACGCGTCCCCGCCCTGTTGCGCCGACGCCAACGCCTGGCAGCGGAACACGAGTTCAGTGCGCAGCTCAGCGCCGATGCGTCCAGCGCGCGCGGCTCCGTCGCGCTGGTTGGCGCCGGCCCGGGCGATCCCGGCCTGCTGACGCTGCGCGCGCTGCGCGTGCTCAACGAAGCCGACGTGATCCTGCACGATCGCCTCGTCAGCAGTGAGGTGCTGCAACTCGTGCGTCGCGATGCGCAGCGCATCGAAGTCGGCAAGCAGGCGGGCAACCACCACGCGACGCAGGACCAGATCCATGCGCTGATGCTCGAACACGCCCGCGCCGGCAAGCGCGTGGTGCGCCTGAAGGGCGGCGATCCGTTCGTGTTCGGTCGCGGCGGCGAGGAACTGGAAGTGCTGCGCGCGCACGGCATCGACTTCGAGGTCGTGCCCGGCATCACCGCCGCGCTCGCCTGCGCCGCGTATGCGGGCGTGCCGCTCACGCACCGCGAGCACGCGCAGTCGGTGCGGCTGGTCACCGCGCATTGCAAGCAATCGCAGGACACGCTGGACTGGCAAGCGCTCGCACTGGAGCGGCAGACGCTGGCGGTCTACATGGGCGTCGCCGGGCTGGAAGGCTTCAGCGCGCGCCTGATCGAACACGGCCGCGCGCCGTCCACGCCGTTCGCCATCGTCGAGAACGGCTCGCGCGCGAACCAGCGCGTCGTCACCGGCGCGTTGGCCGATCTGGCCGATCTAGCCCGCGTGCACGCGGTGCAGTCGCCTGCGCTGTTGATCGTCGGCGAAGTCGCCTCGTTCGCGAACACGCTGCACTGGTTCGGCGACGCGCCCCTCGGCGCACCCGCGCCCGCCGTCGCCGAAGCCGCCTGACTCCTCACCTCCCACGCACGTCCCACGTACGCAGAGAACCCCCATGGCCCTGTACGACAGCATTCTCGACACCATCGGCAGCACGCCCATCGTCAAACTGCATCGCATCGCGCCCAAGCACGTCACGCTGTATGCGAAGGTCGAATCGTTCAATCCCGGCGGCTCGGTGAAGGACCGTCTTGCGCTGGCGATCGTGCTCGACGCCGAACGCAAGGGACTGCTCAAGCCGGGCCAGACAATCGTGGAGGCGACGTCCGGCAACACCGGCATCGCGCTGGCGCTCGTCGCGGCGGCGCGCGGGTATCCGTTCGTGGCGGTGATGACGGAGACGTTCTCCGTCGAGCGCCGCAAGCTCATGCGCGCCTACGGCGCGAAGGTCATCCTCACGCCCGCCGCCGAGCGCGGCAGCGGCATGGTGCGCAAGGCGAAGGAGCTGGCCGACAAGCACGGCTGGTTCCTGGCTCGGCAGTTCGAGAACGAAGCCAACCCCGCCTATCACCGCAGCACCACCGGGCCGGAAATCCTGCGCGATTTCGCCGGCAAGCGGCTGGATTACTTCGTCAGCGGCTGGGGCACCGGCGGCACGATCACCGGCGCGGGCGAAGTGCTCAAGCTCGCGCGCCCGGATCTGAAGATCATCGCCAGCGAACCGGCCGGCGCCGCATTGCTCTCGGGCAAGGAGTGGGCGCCGCACAAGATCCAGGGCTGGACGCCGGACTTCCTGCCGGCGGTGCTCAGTCGCACGATCGCCGACGAGGTCCTGCCCGTGGACGAAGTGCTGGCGCGCGACACGGCGCGTCGCCTGGCCGCGGAGGAAGGTCTCTTCGTCGGCATTTCCGCCGGCGCGACGGTGGCCGCCGCGTTGAAGGTCGCCGAACAGGCGCCGGAAGGCTCGGTGCTGCTGGCGGTGCTGCCCGATACCGGCGAGCGCTACCTGTCCACGTTCCTGTTCGAGGGCGTGGCGGAAGGCTCCGACGACGAGTGGCTGGCCTCGCTGGAGCGCGACGCCGTCGCGGCCTGATCGCACGTCCCGGCCTTCGCGCCGGGACGTGATCGCCGTGCATTCCAACGTGCAGGCCCTGCGGGCTACCCTGTGCGCGGCGGCCATTGCCGCGCGGAGCCTGCATGACGGTCGTACCCGGTTCGAATCCCCCTCCCGCGCCCGACGCGGCCGAGCGCGAAGCCGCGCGCCTGGCCTGGGCGCGCGCCGCGACGGACGACGGCGAGTTGCAGCTGGTGCGCGCCTCGGTCGACGCGGGTTTCCGCAGCTACTGGCGCGCGCAGACGTCCGGCGGCAGCCGCATCGTCATGGATTCGCCGCCGCAGTTGGAGGACGTGCGCCCCTGGCTGCGCATGCGCGCGCTGCTGGAAAGCGGCGGCGTGCGCGTGCCGCAGGTGCTGGTGGAGGACGTCGGCAGCGGCTTCCTGCTGCTGGAAGACCTGGGCGGGCCGACGCTGGCGCAGGTGATCGACGACGACACCGCCGACGCGCATTTCGACGCCGCCATCGAACAACTGCTGCGATTGCAGGCGATCCAGCCGCCTCTGGGTACGGGCGAGTTCGGCGAGGCGCTGTTGCAGCGTGATGCGGGGCTGTTCGAGGACTGGTTCCTGCGACGGCATCTGGGACTGGAGCTGGATCGCGACGACCTCGACCGATTGGAACTGGTGCAGCGCCGCCTGATGGACAACGCGTTGTCGCAGGCGCGCGTGCTCACGCACCGCGACTTCATGCCGCGCAACCTGATGCCGATTGCCGGCGGCCCGGCGGTGCTGGATTTCCAGGACTGCGTGTGGGGCCCGGTGGCCTACGATCCGGTGAGCCTGTTCAAGGACGCGTTCCTGAGCTGGCCGCTGCAGCGCGTGGACGAATGGCTGGTGCGTTATCACGAGCGCGCGATGAAGGCACGCATCCCGGTGCCGTCGCTGCCGGAGTTCATGCGCGACGCGGACTGGCTGGGCGTGCAGCGCCACCTGAAGATCCTGGGCATCTTCTCGCGCCTGCATTACCGCGACGGCAAGAGCAAATACCTGCCCGACGCGCCGCGCTTCATCCGCTATCTCGACGAAGTCCTGCCGCGCCATCGCGAACTGCAACCGCTGCGCGAAGTGCTGGACGTCCGCATCCGCCCGGCGATGCAACGCGTCGCCCTGCCCTCGCCCTGAAAGCCCGGAGTCATTCTTGAAAGCCCTGATCTTCGCCGCCGGCCTGGGCGAGCGCATGCGCCCGCTGACCAACCACACGCCCAAGCCGTTACTGCGCGCGGGCGGCAAGGCGTTGATCGAATGGCATCTGGAAAAACTCGCCGCGATGGGCGTGCGCGAAGTCGTGGTCAACACGAGCTGGCTCGCGGCGCAGTTTCCGCAGCATCTGGGCGACGGCGCGCAGTGGGGCTTGTCGATCCGCTATTCGTTCGAAGGCGACGCGCCGCTGGAAACCGGCGGCGGCATGCTGCATGCGCTGCCGCTGCTGGGCGATGCGCCGTTCCTTCTCGTCAACGGCGACGTGTGGACCGACTACGACTTCACGCGTCTGCCGCGCGAGCCCGACGGCCTGGCGCACCTGGTGATGGTCGATCGCCCGCCGCAGGCGACGCAGGGCGATTTCGCGCTCGACGCGGATGGCCTGGTGCGCAGCGAGGGCGAGAACCGGCTCACGTATGCGGGCATCGGCGTTTATCGTCCGCAGTTGCTCGATGGCTGGCGCGTGCACACGACCGACACGGGCGCCGATGAAACGCCGCCGCGTTTCCGCCTCGCGCCGATCCTGCGTGCGTTCATGCCGCAGGGATTGATTACCGGCGAGCACCATCGTGGTCGCTGGACGGATGTGGGGACACCCGAGCGTTTGGCGGGGTTGGAGCGGGAGCTCGCAGAACGCACGTAACGCAGTCATGCCCGCCGCCTGAGCCCCTCTCCCACCAGGAGAGGGGTTGGGGTGAGGGGCAACGAAGAGGCAGAGGTGAACCACCGTTGCCGCACGGCGCTGCTCCATCGCTTCGCGCCATCCGCACGCCCAAGTCAAGATGGATTCCAGCTTTCGCTGGAATGACGAGACGCAAACGGAGCGCGTGACGGCCTGGGTCCCGGCCTTCGCCGAGATGACGGCCTCAGGGGGACGCGCTTGCGTTTACTTCACGCGAGTGCAAGCTGCGAGCGGCCTACCCGCTCCCCAGCGTCTGCCGCAGAAACGGCACCGTGATCCGCCGCTGCGCCGCGAGCGAAGCGCGATCAAGGCGGTCCAGCAGCGAAGTCAATCCACCCAGGTCGCGCTCCACGCGGCGCAGCAGCCAGTCGAGCGCGGCGTCTTCCAGCACCAGTCCGCGTCGCTGCGCGCGTTGACGCAGCACGTCGCGGCGACCTTCCTCGTCCAGCGGTGCGAGCGTGACGCGCGTGCACTGGCCCAGGCGCGAACGCAGGTCCGGCAGTCCCAGGCCGACGGCGTCGGGAATGTCGCGCGCCGCGTACACCAGCACGACGCCGGCAGCGCGCGCGCGGTTGTGCGCGTCGAACAGCGCCACTTCGTCCTCGCGCTGGCCGGCGATGACGTCCAGACCGTCGAGGGCGATCACGTCGTTGCCTTCCAGCGATTCCAGCGCGTCGCGCAGGCGGCCGGCCGCGGCCATCAGCGGGAGGTAGGCGGCGCGGCGTCCGGCGGCTTCCGTCGCCGCGCAGGTCGCCAGCAGCAGGTGCGTCTTGCCGACGCCCGCAGGCCCTGCAAGAAACACGCTCTCGCGCCGCGCGTCGCGGCCCTCGGCCAGCGCGCGCAGCTGTTCGATCGCGCCGTCGGGCGCGTGCACGAAGGTGTCCAGTCGCTGGTCGGGCGGATAGCGCAAGGCCAGCGGCAACTGCGGAACGCTCACTGCAAATGACTCATTACGTTGTGGGCGGTTACTCGGGCTTGCGTTCGACCGGCGGCGGCAGATGCGGATCGGCGAGTGGATCGGGCGCTTCGCCTTCCGGCAGCGGACTCGCGCCGACGTACAGCCGGCTGTGGCGATAGCGCTCCTGCGCGTAGCGCAGCAGCACGTTGACCACCGCCGCCACCGGCAACGCCAGCAGCATGCCGAGGAAGCCGAACAACTGGCCGCCCGCGAGCACGGCGAAGATCACCGCGACCGGATGCAGGCCGATGCGGTCGCCGACGAGCTTGGGCGTGAGCACGTAGCTCTCGATCACCTGGCCGATGCCGAACACCACCAGTACACCGGCGACGTGCTGCCAGTCGCCGTACTGCACCAGCGCGGCGATCACGCCCAGGATGATGCCGCTGGCCGGGCCCAGGTACGGCACGAAGGTCAGGATGCCGGCGATCAGGCCGATCAGGATGCCCAGGTCCAGCCCCACCGCCCACAGGCCCAGGCCGTACATCACGCCCAGCACCAGCATCACCAGGAACTGCCCGCGCAGGAACGCGCCGAGCACGTCGCTGGATTCGCGCGCCAGGCGGCTCGCGGTGTCGAGGTGGTCACGCGGAATCATCGACGCCACGCGTTCGACGATCAGGTCCCAGTCGCGCAGGAAGAAGAAGGTGATGACCGGAAGCAGCGCGACGTTCGCCACCAGCGCGATCACCGCGAAACCCGAACGTGACAGGTAACCCAGCAGCGTGCTCGCGATGCCGCCGGCCTGGTCCCAGTTGTCGCGCACGAGTTGGCTGATGTGGCTGAAGTCGAGCCACTCGGTGATTTCAACGCCCAGGCGTTGTTCGACCCACGGCACCGCGGTGAGCATGAACCAGTCGCGGTAGTGCGGCCACGACGAGACCAGCGTGGTGATCTGCCCCTCGATCAGCGGCACCAGGATCAGCAGGCCGGCGAGCACGATCAGCGCCATCGCCGTGAACACCAGGCTCACCGCGACATTGCGCGAGCGGCCGGCGCGTTCGAGCCGGTCGACCAGCGGGTCGCCCAGCCAGGCCAGCATCAGCGCGAACACGAACGGCGTGAGGATCGGCGCGAGCAGCCAGATCAGCCAGCACACGCCAACACCGAGCGCCACCCATTGCAGGCGGCGTAAGAAGAGTGCGATGTCGTCCAGTGCTTGCGATTGCATGCGGATCCTTGTCGGTGATGACGTCAGCGCAGGTGATACACCGGCGGCTGGCCTTCCAGGCCTTCCAGGACATCGACCACGCCGTCGCGCGCCAGCAGGCGGTTCAGGCCGGGCATGCCGCTGACGAGTTGGAGTTCGTATTCCAGCCCCTGCGGCGTCGCCCGCACCGGCACGCTGCGGCGCACGACCGACAGCTTCTGCAGGTAGCCCGCCAGGCGGATGAAATCATCGCTGCTGTCGATGCCGGTGAAGGTGACGCGGTACACACCCGGTTCGCCCGAAGGCGCGCGCTTGGCGTAACGCTTCATCAGCGCGTCGGCCGCGCCGTCGGCGCCGCTGGCCATCAACTGGCGGGGGTCGGTGCCGGTCTGCGACCAGGTGGCGAGCACCTTGCCGGTGTCGACGAAGGTCCAGTCGGCCTTCCAGCCGGCGGTCGTGTCGCGGTAGAGCTTGCCGATCAGTTGCATCGGCGGGCTGTAGCGGGCCGAGGCGCGCGCGACGGCGGCGCTGTCGCCGCGCCAGATCGCGCCGACCGCGGCCTGCTCGGCGGCGTTGCCGGTGGGCAGGCCGAGCTTGTAGCCACGCTCGACCGCCCGGTTCAGCGCCGGCCGTGCCGCGTTCACCTGCGGCAGGCCGACCAGACGCGGGCCGCTGCCGTCGTCGATGGCCAGCCACAGGACCGGCTTGGGGCGCGGCTGCGGCCAGATCGGAATGCCCAGGGTCGCGGCGAGGTCGTTGACGGCTTCCTCGTCGTACTGGATGACCAGGGTGGTCCGGAAGCTCGGCGCGCCGGTGGGGCCCAGTCCCTCGTCCTGCCGGTAGTCGTAGGCCTTCACGTAGGTGCGGGCCTGGCGGAGCTCGTTGCCCACGCCGGGGCGGGAAGCCGCGCCACGGTCGCCGGAGAGCTTGCCCAGCACCTGGGCCAGGCCACGCGCGAGCGCAGCGTTGCGCTCCGTCTCGCCCTGCCCGTTCACCTGCACTTCGGTCGCGTAGATGCCCTCGGCCCGGGCGCGGTCGCCCTCCACGCGCTGCGCGGCGGCACCCAAGCTCGTCAGCAGCAACAAGGCGGCCACGATCGTCAGATGAACCTGCCGGAGGAGCGTCGTGCGCGGTGTTCCCGCGCGAATTGCCCGAACCATCGCTATCCCTGGGTACGTAAACAGTCGAAATGGTGCCGCAGCCGACCCGCCCCGTCCATTCGCGGCGTGATCCAGACCACAGCCGGGGTCGCGCGACTGTTAAAATCGCCGCTTCATCTCCCGCGACCGCCGAGGCCGCCCGTGTCGAATTCCCCCACCACGCCCACCCCGATCACCTACCGCGATGCCGGCGTCGACATCGACGCGGGCAACGAGGTGGTCGAACGCATCAAGCCGCTGGTCAAGCGCAGCTTCCGGCCGGAAGTCATGGGCGGACTGGGCGGCTTCGGCGCGCTGTTCGACCTGTCGGGCAAGTACAAGGAGCCGGTGCTGGTCTCGGGCACGGACGGCGTGGGCACCAAGCTCAAGCTGGCGCAACAGCTCAACCGCCACGACACCATCGGCATCGACCTGGTCGCCATGTGCGTCAACGATGTGCTGGTTCAGGGCGCCGAGCCGCTGTTCTTCCTAGACTATTTCGCCACCGGCAAGCTCGATGTCGACACCACGGTAGCCGTGGTCGGCGGCATCGCCAAGGGTTGCGAGATGTCGGGCTGCGCGCTCATCGGCGGCGAGACCGCCGAGATGCCCG encodes:
- a CDS encoding serine hydrolase domain-containing protein — translated: MKKWILGCLALWPALAMAQTVSTAAFIEAYAGEHDFSGTVLVERAGRVEYERSFGLANRAFAVPNTPDTRYWIGSITKLFTATLVMQLVEEGRLNLDAPIRTVLPDYAGEGREATVRQLLNHTSGIANFDTVTDAATALREGIPAYQLPHDSGELLRRYASGKRVHAPGTTFDYNNGDYVILGKIVERATGMPFEQALSRRILAPLKLADTGMLRQAEILPRLANTYFVRESDGALINDLPVYPENWYAAGAMYSTVRDLYVFADALYGGRLIGEDSLKRMLAPGLDDYGFGVWSYESTIAGKPHRIAKRPGRIMGAQAQLYRLLDDEVTVVILANVGNTDLDEFVARIGRVVLSGRPER
- the murU gene encoding N-acetylmuramate alpha-1-phosphate uridylyltransferase MurU — translated: MKALIFAAGLGERMRPLTNHTPKPLLRAGGKALIEWHLEKLAAMGVREVVVNTSWLAAQFPQHLGDGAQWGLSIRYSFEGDAPLETGGGMLHALPLLGDAPFLLVNGDVWTDYDFTRLPREPDGLAHLVMVDRPPQATQGDFALDADGLVRSEGENRLTYAGIGVYRPQLLDGWRVHTTDTGADETPPRFRLAPILRAFMPQGLITGEHHRGRWTDVGTPERLAGLERELAERT
- the cysG gene encoding siroheme synthase CysG, which codes for MAQPLFPVFADLRGRPVLVVGGGTVALRKATALREAGALVRVGAPELNAELAALADTGEIEHLPGRFAPHWLDDVWLAVAATDDEDVNRAVAEEGQARRLWVNVVDDARASSVQIPARVDRGPLQVAISSSGTAPMLARHLRETLESQLDASLGDLAELLGRERDRIRTRFPQINARRRFFDRLLRGRVPALLRRRQRLAAEHEFSAQLSADASSARGSVALVGAGPGDPGLLTLRALRVLNEADVILHDRLVSSEVLQLVRRDAQRIEVGKQAGNHHATQDQIHALMLEHARAGKRVVRLKGGDPFVFGRGGEELEVLRAHGIDFEVVPGITAALACAAYAGVPLTHREHAQSVRLVTAHCKQSQDTLDWQALALERQTLAVYMGVAGLEGFSARLIEHGRAPSTPFAIVENGSRANQRVVTGALADLADLARVHAVQSPALLIVGEVASFANTLHWFGDAPLGAPAPAVAEAA
- the cysK gene encoding cysteine synthase A; this translates as MALYDSILDTIGSTPIVKLHRIAPKHVTLYAKVESFNPGGSVKDRLALAIVLDAERKGLLKPGQTIVEATSGNTGIALALVAAARGYPFVAVMTETFSVERRKLMRAYGAKVILTPAAERGSGMVRKAKELADKHGWFLARQFENEANPAYHRSTTGPEILRDFAGKRLDYFVSGWGTGGTITGAGEVLKLARPDLKIIASEPAGAALLSGKEWAPHKIQGWTPDFLPAVLSRTIADEVLPVDEVLARDTARRLAAEEGLFVGISAGATVAAALKVAEQAPEGSVLLAVLPDTGERYLSTFLFEGVAEGSDDEWLASLERDAVAA
- a CDS encoding LysR family transcriptional regulator, translated to MTLTQLRYLVAIADSGLNITLAAERVHATQPGLSKQLKQLEDELGFQLFTRKGRSLESIAPAGERVLMHARRILEEAGNIRAYAANERGQHSGRLVLATTHTQARFVLPSVIAAVKREFPQVSMHLQAVAGDEVLEQLARGEADLAVISTAGTEPDGGVAVPLYRWRRVVLVPRTHALASLKRAPTLAELAAHPLVSYESSNRAESSLRRTFVEAGLEPQLAMTARDADLIKTYVRAGLGVGVLAEMAVGSRDEDLIALPAPDALPECITWAVIPRARVLREYALALLHGIAPQLDRRDLRRVLEGNLEPQWPHAPSWRELSQPITT
- a CDS encoding DUF2066 domain-containing protein; protein product: MAALLLLTSLGAAAQRVEGDRARAEGIYATEVQVNGQGETERNAALARGLAQVLGKLSGDRGAASRPGVGNELRQARTYVKAYDYRQDEGLGPTGAPSFRTTLVIQYDEEAVNDLAATLGIPIWPQPRPKPVLWLAIDDGSGPRLVGLPQVNAARPALNRAVERGYKLGLPTGNAAEQAAVGAIWRGDSAAVARASARYSPPMQLIGKLYRDTTAGWKADWTFVDTGKVLATWSQTGTDPRQLMASGADGAADALMKRYAKRAPSGEPGVYRVTFTGIDSSDDFIRLAGYLQKLSVVRRSVPVRATPQGLEYELQLVSGMPGLNRLLARDGVVDVLEGLEGQPPVYHLR
- a CDS encoding AI-2E family transporter, which encodes MQSQALDDIALFLRRLQWVALGVGVCWLIWLLAPILTPFVFALMLAWLGDPLVDRLERAGRSRNVAVSLVFTAMALIVLAGLLILVPLIEGQITTLVSSWPHYRDWFMLTAVPWVEQRLGVEITEWLDFSHISQLVRDNWDQAGGIASTLLGYLSRSGFAVIALVANVALLPVITFFFLRDWDLIVERVASMIPRDHLDTASRLARESSDVLGAFLRGQFLVMLVLGVMYGLGLWAVGLDLGILIGLIAGILTFVPYLGPASGIILGVIAALVQYGDWQHVAGVLVVFGIGQVIESYVLTPKLVGDRIGLHPVAVIFAVLAGGQLFGFLGMLLALPVAAVVNVLLRYAQERYRHSRLYVGASPLPEGEAPDPLADPHLPPPVERKPE
- a CDS encoding tautomerase family protein, encoding MPLVTLTVRKPKAEAFKSSVLDAVHASLVSSGVPQADLFQRVFELDAADFRFDPSYPDLASPRTEDFVLIEILWSVGRSVKVKKKLLAELMERLSAAGLDPEHVMVAFKETTWENWSFGGGRLIHT
- a CDS encoding phosphotransferase, which translates into the protein MTVVPGSNPPPAPDAAEREAARLAWARAATDDGELQLVRASVDAGFRSYWRAQTSGGSRIVMDSPPQLEDVRPWLRMRALLESGGVRVPQVLVEDVGSGFLLLEDLGGPTLAQVIDDDTADAHFDAAIEQLLRLQAIQPPLGTGEFGEALLQRDAGLFEDWFLRRHLGLELDRDDLDRLELVQRRLMDNALSQARVLTHRDFMPRNLMPIAGGPAVLDFQDCVWGPVAYDPVSLFKDAFLSWPLQRVDEWLVRYHERAMKARIPVPSLPEFMRDADWLGVQRHLKILGIFSRLHYRDGKSKYLPDAPRFIRYLDEVLPRHRELQPLREVLDVRIRPAMQRVALPSP
- the hda gene encoding DnaA regulatory inactivator Hda encodes the protein MSVPQLPLALRYPPDQRLDTFVHAPDGAIEQLRALAEGRDARRESVFLAGPAGVGKTHLLLATCAATEAAGRRAAYLPLMAAAGRLRDALESLEGNDVIALDGLDVIAGQREDEVALFDAHNRARAAGVVLVYAARDIPDAVGLGLPDLRSRLGQCTRVTLAPLDEEGRRDVLRQRAQRRGLVLEDAALDWLLRRVERDLGGLTSLLDRLDRASLAAQRRITVPFLRQTLGSG